The following are from one region of the Thiocapsa rosea genome:
- a CDS encoding type II toxin-antitoxin system HicB family antitoxin produces the protein MNPVYTAIVKQDDDWWVGWIEEVPGVNCQERTHEELLSSLRITLQEALQFNRDDAISAAGSNYIEEKIAV, from the coding sequence ATGAACCCCGTTTACACTGCCATCGTGAAGCAAGATGATGATTGGTGGGTCGGCTGGATAGAAGAAGTCCCCGGCGTGAATTGCCAAGAAAGGACGCACGAAGAACTGCTGAGCTCTCTTCGTATCACTCTTCAAGAAGCTTTGCAGTTCAACCGTGATGATGCGATTTCTGCCGCGGGCTCGAACTACATAGAAGAAAAAATAGCGGTATGA
- a CDS encoding TonB-dependent receptor plug domain-containing protein, which produces MNPAKRPPNHHCLSPTLTLLAVMSTCISAARADQADASVPNAMGADIRTVVELQPIYVTTATRTRENIMNSPAPIQLIDEAEVEAAQATTLRDILDIAPNLYVSPDGRTLQIRGLGQEDTLFLLDGRRITSESSNAFELNRLSAAMIERIEIIRGPASLLYGSDALGGVVNIITKQPVDGFEVDLDVQYGANDRGRAERGMIAGNLRGGDGIFGYSLSASHIQSQPYSEQEIAVVGVPRAGVLTPPSRSSDPEIRRSLPDSAYSGPIRPPILIESGHPFWFKPATDSG; this is translated from the coding sequence ATGAATCCAGCCAAACGGCCACCCAACCACCATTGCTTGTCACCAACGCTGACCCTGTTGGCAGTGATGAGCACCTGCATCAGCGCCGCGCGTGCCGACCAGGCAGATGCCAGTGTTCCCAATGCGATGGGAGCTGACATCCGCACTGTGGTCGAGCTGCAGCCGATTTATGTCACCACCGCCACGCGCACCCGAGAGAACATCATGAATTCCCCGGCCCCGATCCAACTGATCGACGAGGCCGAGGTCGAGGCCGCGCAGGCCACCACCCTGCGTGACATCCTCGATATCGCACCGAACCTCTACGTCAGCCCAGACGGCCGCACCCTGCAAATCCGCGGGCTCGGGCAGGAAGATACCCTCTTCTTGCTCGACGGCCGCCGCATCACCAGCGAGTCCAGTAACGCCTTCGAGCTCAATCGCCTCTCGGCGGCGATGATCGAGCGCATCGAGATCATCCGTGGCCCGGCCAGTCTGCTTTATGGCTCGGATGCGCTCGGCGGCGTCGTCAACATCATCACCAAGCAGCCCGTCGACGGCTTCGAGGTCGATTTGGACGTTCAGTACGGCGCCAACGACCGGGGCCGGGCCGAGCGCGGCATGATCGCCGGCAATCTGCGCGGTGGTGATGGGATCTTTGGCTACAGTCTCTCTGCCAGCCATATCCAAAGTCAGCCCTATAGCGAGCAGGAGATCGCGGTCGTGGGGGTTCCGCGGGCCGGCGTTCTCACGCCACCGTCCAGGTCTTCGGATCCGGAGATCCGGCGCTCGTTGCCCGACAGTGCGTATTCCGGCCCAATCCGGCCACCCATTCTGATTGAAAGCGGCCACCCATTCTGGTTCAAACCGGCCACCGATTCCGGCTGA
- a CDS encoding multiheme c-type cytochrome → MRSSMLWLVLAHVVGWSGLAQALTGDVEVGEALANQHCVACHGPGGVGLGPIPSLAGMQAESFQETMKLLRSGKRESTTMGQLSAEMTDQQFADLAAYFSGLEPVTDPLEVQRLHHVSAAACQWCHEDIYRQWAGSMHAKSTALRDPIHEMMYRQEVGDPREEGQLHQRSQRYPVCLQCHAPNAAKDGSTKLDAMAAYSEGVNCVACHQISGYKGVRGEGGALRLGLPAYETSSVLQGPTGYPFDKVRAFEGSDDAGNPHFDKLDAFGQRVSATLPLQGNPSMLRGNDLCLGCHHLRPNPQGVPLCATGDEFEASGAQVTCQSCHMPIADGVAHHGMAGGHDVAQLARAVQLIVDLEPIENGVRANVVMQNQLPHKMPTGAPFRNVQVKVTALDENGKVLWENYTDDPQKEAPDAYLFYQLADDEGKPAMPPVATQVGVDSRLGPHERRVLTYEIPVKPAVVRAEMFYNLVFKGMKPNVMKYTDDETLLEPKRMAFFEARVTP, encoded by the coding sequence ATGAGAAGTTCCATGCTGTGGCTGGTACTGGCCCATGTGGTGGGTTGGTCCGGGCTGGCCCAGGCCCTTACCGGTGATGTCGAGGTCGGTGAGGCATTGGCGAACCAGCACTGCGTGGCCTGTCATGGCCCCGGTGGGGTGGGGCTCGGACCGATCCCATCACTCGCCGGGATGCAGGCGGAGAGCTTCCAGGAGACCATGAAGCTACTGCGTTCGGGGAAACGCGAGAGCACCACCATGGGTCAACTGAGCGCGGAGATGACGGATCAGCAATTTGCCGATCTCGCCGCCTACTTCAGCGGACTCGAGCCGGTCACCGACCCGCTTGAGGTACAACGTCTGCATCATGTCTCCGCCGCAGCCTGTCAATGGTGTCACGAGGACATCTATCGGCAATGGGCCGGTTCGATGCACGCGAAGAGCACGGCATTGCGCGATCCGATCCACGAGATGATGTATCGCCAAGAAGTGGGTGATCCGCGCGAGGAGGGTCAACTGCATCAGCGCTCGCAACGCTACCCGGTTTGTCTGCAATGCCATGCGCCGAACGCAGCGAAGGACGGATCCACCAAGCTCGATGCCATGGCCGCCTACTCCGAAGGCGTGAACTGCGTCGCCTGCCATCAGATCTCGGGCTACAAGGGGGTGCGCGGCGAAGGCGGTGCACTGCGCCTGGGGCTGCCGGCTTACGAGACATCCAGCGTCCTTCAGGGACCGACGGGGTATCCGTTCGACAAGGTCAGAGCCTTCGAGGGGTCGGACGACGCAGGCAACCCCCATTTCGACAAGCTCGACGCCTTCGGCCAGCGCGTCTCGGCAACCCTGCCGTTGCAGGGCAACCCAAGCATGTTGCGCGGAAACGACCTCTGTCTGGGCTGCCATCACTTGCGGCCCAATCCGCAAGGTGTGCCGCTGTGCGCCACCGGCGACGAGTTCGAGGCGAGCGGCGCTCAGGTCACCTGTCAGTCTTGTCACATGCCGATCGCCGACGGGGTCGCGCACCACGGGATGGCTGGCGGCCATGATGTCGCCCAGCTCGCGCGCGCGGTGCAACTCATCGTCGATCTTGAGCCGATCGAAAACGGCGTGCGCGCAAACGTCGTGATGCAGAATCAACTGCCACACAAGATGCCCACCGGCGCACCCTTCCGGAATGTCCAGGTCAAGGTGACCGCGCTCGACGAGAACGGCAAGGTCCTCTGGGAGAACTATACCGATGACCCCCAGAAAGAGGCGCCCGACGCCTACCTCTTCTATCAACTCGCCGATGACGAGGGCAAACCGGCGATGCCGCCGGTTGCAACTCAGGTTGGGGTCGATTCACGTCTCGGGCCGCACGAACGGCGCGTGCTGACCTATGAGATTCCGGTCAAGCCCGCCGTGGTTCGCGCCGAGATGTTTTATAACCTCGTCTTCAAGGGGATGAAGCCAAACGTCATGAAATATACCGACGACGAGACCTTGCTGGAGCCGAAGCGCATGGCCTTCTTCGAGGCGCGTGTCACGCCCTGA
- a CDS encoding type II toxin-antitoxin system HicA family toxin, translated as MKRSAFLKYLRLQGCELLREGGSHSWWVNPAQNKRSSIPRHSEIKDILAVKICKDLGVKPIK; from the coding sequence ATGAAGCGGAGCGCTTTTCTGAAATATTTGCGCTTGCAAGGCTGCGAGCTACTCCGAGAAGGCGGGAGTCATTCTTGGTGGGTCAATCCCGCTCAGAACAAGCGCTCATCCATACCACGGCACAGCGAGATCAAGGACATTCTTGCGGTCAAAATCTGCAAAGACCTTGGCGTAAAGCCAATCAAATAG
- the pfkB gene encoding 1-phosphofructokinase, producing the protein MTNRIKIATLSLNPAIDQTARVPEFTAGRVNRVEQEQSDAGGKGVNVASFLADFGGQVAVTGLLGAANAEPFVALFARKGIEDRFVRLPGRTRVNVKIVDPILDQVTDINFPGLEPHPEDLLRLTETIDSLCADTDWFVLSGSVPAGVPETLYADLVTRLKARGKRVVLDASGAPFAEAVGCGPDIIKPNIEELSELVGRPLKGRAEVLAAARLLVEQGVGLVAVSMGAAGALFVERDGAVVATPPAVKVKSTVGAGDAMVAGLVIGTLHALDLAGRARLATAFSLGALGELGPNLPGAEVVESFAAQVQVSAFEASS; encoded by the coding sequence ATGACCAACCGCATCAAGATCGCCACGCTCAGCCTGAACCCGGCTATCGACCAGACCGCACGGGTGCCCGAATTCACTGCCGGGCGCGTCAACCGTGTCGAGCAGGAACAGTCCGATGCCGGCGGCAAAGGGGTCAACGTGGCCTCCTTTCTGGCCGACTTCGGCGGGCAGGTCGCCGTCACCGGCTTGCTCGGCGCCGCCAACGCCGAGCCCTTCGTCGCGCTCTTCGCCCGCAAGGGGATCGAGGATCGCTTCGTGCGGCTGCCCGGACGCACCCGAGTCAACGTGAAGATTGTCGATCCGATCCTGGATCAGGTCACCGACATCAACTTTCCCGGCTTGGAGCCGCACCCGGAGGATCTGCTGCGTCTGACCGAGACGATCGACAGCCTCTGTGCGGATACCGACTGGTTCGTGCTCTCGGGCAGTGTTCCGGCCGGGGTGCCCGAGACCCTCTACGCAGACCTGGTGACACGGCTCAAGGCGCGTGGCAAGCGCGTGGTGCTCGACGCGAGCGGCGCGCCCTTCGCCGAGGCCGTCGGCTGCGGCCCGGACATCATCAAGCCGAATATCGAGGAGCTGAGCGAGCTGGTCGGTCGGCCGTTGAAGGGACGCGCCGAGGTGCTGGCCGCCGCCCGATTGTTGGTCGAGCAGGGCGTGGGTCTGGTCGCCGTCTCGATGGGGGCCGCCGGTGCGCTCTTCGTCGAGCGCGACGGGGCGGTCGTTGCGACCCCGCCGGCCGTCAAGGTCAAGAGCACCGTGGGGGCCGGCGATGCGATGGTGGCCGGGCTTGTCATCGGCACGCTGCACGCCTTGGACCTGGCCGGACGCGCGCGCCTGGCGACCGCCTTCTCGCTCGGCGCGCTCGGCGAGCTGGGTCCCAACCTGCCCGGCGCGGAGGTCGTCGAATCCTTCGCCGCTCAGGTGCAGGTGAGCGCATTCGAGGCATCCTCGTAA
- the ptsP gene encoding phosphoenolpyruvate--protein phosphotransferase has product MISLDLSAVRLGATAVDKTDAIRQVGRILVEAGYIEPGYVDSLLARERVANTFLGNGIAIPHGVPKDRGMIKQTGVAVLQVPDGVEWNPGDRVHLVVGIAAKSDEHLQILTNLTDVLGDPAEAARLAHTTNPADIGTRLSTGAAPAKPAPEPLPDDLPNHFDAVITSPHGLHARPATALVDIAKGFGATVRVRHGNRAGDAKSLIALLNLGVESGATIRVMAEGADADAALAALREAIDTGLEEEEETASAAGSAELPRIDWEGPSIAAVAASPGLALGPVWQYQRGKIVVAATARDPAAELTRLDRAIEASKRELAELYLEVKARTGAGKAAIFLAHAEFLADQGLTDRAKVLIREDARSAGYAWEQSIGEQAKTLAAQQDALLAARALDLRDVGRRVLRMLAERIEDEPKLPDTPVILIADDLSPSDTARLDPALALGICTAAGGPTSHTAIIARSLGIPAVVGAGDSVLDIADGSPIVLDGNSGTLVLIPTDADRANAERARADMATQREAERRACYQPAITTDGARIEVVANIAAPEEAGRAVEAGGEGVGLLRTEFLFLGRDQAPTEDEQTAAYTEMVRALNGLPIIIRTLDIGGDKAVPYMSMPAEENPFLGERGIRLCLNRPELFRTQLRAIFRAAAHGPVRIMYPMISTLEELKRAKALTEEVRLEVGAAPVEIGIMIEVPSAVMMAEELAAESDFFSVGSNDLTQYCLAVDRMHPVLSRQADGLHPAVLRMIDATVRAADKAGIWVGVCGGIAGDPRGVIILTGLGVRELSVSIPSIAAVKAQIRGLSMEQARGLARRALACSTSAAVRGLR; this is encoded by the coding sequence ATGATCTCTTTAGACCTCTCCGCGGTGCGTCTCGGCGCGACCGCAGTCGACAAGACCGACGCCATCCGTCAGGTCGGCCGGATCTTGGTCGAGGCGGGCTACATCGAGCCGGGCTATGTCGACAGCCTGTTGGCGCGTGAACGGGTGGCCAACACCTTCCTTGGCAACGGCATCGCCATCCCCCACGGGGTGCCCAAGGACCGCGGGATGATCAAGCAGACCGGCGTGGCCGTGCTGCAGGTGCCGGACGGGGTGGAGTGGAACCCGGGCGATCGCGTGCATCTGGTGGTGGGGATCGCGGCCAAGTCCGACGAGCATCTTCAGATCCTGACCAACCTGACCGATGTCCTCGGCGATCCGGCCGAGGCCGCGCGTCTTGCCCACACCACCAATCCGGCGGACATCGGCACACGGCTGTCCACCGGAGCCGCACCGGCCAAACCGGCTCCGGAGCCCCTGCCGGATGATCTGCCGAATCACTTCGATGCCGTCATCACCTCCCCGCACGGCCTGCATGCGCGTCCGGCGACGGCACTGGTCGATATCGCCAAGGGCTTCGGGGCGACTGTCCGGGTGCGTCACGGCAACCGTGCGGGTGATGCCAAGAGTCTGATCGCGCTCTTGAACCTCGGGGTCGAGTCCGGCGCGACCATTCGCGTGATGGCCGAAGGCGCCGATGCGGATGCCGCACTCGCCGCCCTGCGCGAGGCGATCGACACCGGGCTCGAGGAAGAAGAGGAGACCGCGAGCGCGGCCGGCTCCGCCGAGCTGCCGCGGATCGACTGGGAAGGACCGAGCATCGCCGCGGTGGCCGCGTCGCCCGGGTTGGCGCTCGGGCCGGTCTGGCAGTATCAACGCGGCAAGATCGTAGTGGCTGCGACCGCGCGGGATCCTGCCGCGGAGCTGACGCGCCTGGACAGGGCCATCGAGGCATCCAAGCGCGAGCTTGCCGAACTCTACCTCGAGGTCAAGGCCCGCACCGGCGCCGGCAAGGCCGCCATCTTCCTCGCTCATGCCGAGTTCCTGGCGGATCAGGGTCTGACCGATCGCGCCAAGGTGCTGATTCGCGAGGACGCGCGCTCCGCGGGCTATGCCTGGGAGCAGAGTATCGGCGAGCAGGCCAAGACGCTGGCCGCTCAGCAGGACGCGCTCCTCGCCGCCCGCGCCTTGGATCTACGCGACGTTGGTCGGCGCGTGCTGCGCATGCTGGCCGAGCGCATCGAGGACGAGCCGAAGCTGCCGGACACGCCGGTGATCCTGATCGCCGACGATCTGAGTCCATCCGATACCGCCCGGCTGGACCCGGCCTTGGCGCTCGGAATCTGCACCGCCGCCGGAGGGCCGACCTCGCACACCGCCATCATCGCCCGGTCGCTCGGCATTCCGGCCGTGGTCGGGGCGGGTGACTCTGTGCTCGACATCGCGGACGGCAGCCCGATCGTGCTCGACGGCAACAGCGGCACCCTGGTCCTGATCCCGACCGACGCGGACCGGGCCAACGCCGAGCGCGCCCGCGCCGACATGGCGACCCAGCGCGAGGCCGAGCGTCGCGCTTGCTATCAGCCCGCCATCACGACCGACGGGGCACGCATCGAGGTCGTCGCCAACATCGCCGCACCCGAGGAGGCCGGTCGAGCGGTCGAGGCGGGCGGGGAGGGCGTCGGCCTGCTGCGCACCGAGTTCCTCTTCCTGGGCCGCGATCAGGCCCCGACCGAGGACGAGCAGACCGCGGCCTATACCGAGATGGTCCGCGCCCTGAACGGACTGCCCATCATCATCCGCACCCTGGATATCGGCGGCGACAAGGCCGTGCCCTACATGTCCATGCCGGCGGAGGAGAACCCCTTCCTCGGCGAGCGCGGGATCCGGCTCTGTCTGAACCGCCCCGAGCTGTTCCGCACCCAGTTGCGGGCCATCTTCCGGGCCGCAGCACACGGCCCGGTGCGCATCATGTACCCCATGATCTCGACCTTGGAGGAGCTCAAGCGCGCCAAGGCCCTGACCGAGGAGGTCCGTCTGGAGGTCGGCGCCGCCCCGGTCGAGATCGGCATCATGATCGAGGTCCCCTCCGCGGTGATGATGGCGGAGGAGCTGGCCGCCGAGTCGGACTTCTTCTCGGTCGGCTCCAACGATCTCACCCAATACTGCCTGGCGGTGGACCGCATGCACCCTGTGCTGTCGCGTCAAGCCGACGGTCTACACCCGGCCGTGCTGCGCATGATCGACGCGACCGTGCGCGCTGCGGACAAGGCCGGGATCTGGGTCGGGGTCTGCGGGGGCATCGCCGGCGACCCGCGCGGCGTGATCATCCTGACCGGTCTGGGCGTGCGCGAGCTCTCGGTCAGCATCCCGAGCATCGCGGCCGTGAAGGCGCAGATCCGGGGCCTCTCGATGGAGCAGGCACGCGGTCTCGCCCGTCGTGCCCTGGCCTGCTCCACCTCCGCCGCCGTGCGCGGACTGCGCTGA
- a CDS encoding PTS fructose-like transporter subunit IIB, with the protein MARLIAVTSCPTGIAHSLMAAEAIKKTAALMGHEIQVEIHGAEGTTNRLSEETIAAADALLIAADIHVELEPFGDKPTLTVSTGRAIRDSRAVIEELLALVPGLAPSPDSKVATAPPKAPTAEAPPAAKAGRRIVAITACPTGIAHTFMAADALKKAAVAAGDSIDVETQGSVGAKNQLSAEQIAAADLVIIAADTHVDAGRFAGKPVYTTSVGAAVKGAAALIDRAKAEATVAGGTAPVAAAPSAGAGSGAGSGTGKRHFESVYKHLLTGVSYMLPIVVAGGLCIALSFVFGIEAFKVEGSLAAALMEIGGGAAFKLMIPILSGFIAYSIADRPGLTPGLVGGMLAMNLEAGFLGGIVSGFLAGYIALVIRDHVNLPKNFEGLKPVLVIPLLSTLAVGLLMIYVVGGPVKLIMDGLTAFLQGMGTTNAVILGLILGGMMAVDMGGPVNKAAYTFAVGLLTSDSFMPMAAVMAAGMTPPLGIAIATLVGRNRFTQAEREAGKAAGVLGLSFITEGAIPFAAKDPLRVIPAAVLGSAAAGALSMYFSVGLRAPHGGVFVLAIPNAVSHLAWYAFAIAVGTILTTVALLILKPSLNEPKPTLVAGVTAK; encoded by the coding sequence ATGGCCAGACTCATTGCAGTGACATCCTGCCCGACGGGCATCGCCCACAGCCTGATGGCGGCGGAGGCCATCAAGAAGACCGCGGCCCTCATGGGTCACGAGATCCAGGTCGAGATCCACGGCGCCGAAGGCACCACCAATCGGCTCTCTGAGGAGACCATCGCTGCCGCCGATGCGTTGCTGATCGCCGCGGACATCCATGTCGAGCTCGAGCCTTTCGGCGACAAGCCGACGCTGACGGTCTCCACCGGCCGTGCGATTCGCGACAGCCGAGCCGTCATCGAGGAGCTGTTGGCGCTGGTGCCGGGGCTGGCTCCGAGTCCCGACTCGAAAGTGGCGACGGCACCGCCGAAGGCACCAACCGCTGAAGCCCCGCCGGCGGCCAAGGCCGGTCGGCGCATCGTCGCCATCACCGCCTGCCCCACGGGAATCGCCCACACCTTCATGGCCGCGGACGCGCTGAAGAAGGCGGCAGTCGCCGCCGGGGACAGCATCGATGTCGAGACCCAGGGCTCGGTGGGTGCGAAGAACCAGCTCAGCGCCGAGCAGATCGCCGCGGCGGACCTGGTCATCATCGCCGCCGATACCCATGTCGACGCGGGTCGCTTTGCCGGCAAGCCGGTCTACACGACCTCGGTCGGCGCCGCGGTGAAGGGCGCGGCGGCCCTGATCGATCGCGCCAAGGCCGAGGCGACCGTCGCCGGCGGGACCGCACCGGTCGCTGCCGCGCCGAGCGCCGGAGCCGGATCGGGCGCCGGATCGGGCACCGGCAAGCGTCACTTCGAAAGCGTCTACAAGCACCTGCTGACCGGCGTTTCCTACATGCTGCCCATCGTGGTTGCCGGCGGACTCTGCATCGCGCTCTCCTTCGTCTTCGGCATCGAGGCGTTCAAGGTCGAAGGCTCGTTGGCCGCGGCCCTGATGGAGATCGGCGGCGGTGCCGCCTTCAAGCTGATGATCCCGATCCTCTCCGGCTTCATCGCCTACTCCATCGCCGACCGGCCCGGCCTGACCCCGGGACTGGTCGGCGGCATGCTCGCCATGAACCTCGAGGCCGGCTTCCTCGGCGGCATCGTCTCCGGCTTCCTGGCCGGCTACATCGCGCTCGTGATCCGCGACCACGTCAACCTGCCCAAGAACTTCGAAGGGCTGAAGCCGGTGCTGGTGATCCCGCTGCTGTCCACGTTGGCCGTGGGCCTGCTGATGATCTATGTCGTCGGCGGCCCGGTGAAGCTGATCATGGACGGCCTGACCGCCTTCCTGCAGGGCATGGGCACCACCAACGCCGTCATCCTCGGCCTCATCCTCGGCGGCATGATGGCCGTGGACATGGGCGGCCCGGTCAACAAGGCCGCCTACACCTTCGCGGTCGGATTGCTGACCAGCGACAGCTTCATGCCCATGGCCGCCGTGATGGCCGCCGGCATGACCCCGCCGCTCGGGATCGCGATCGCCACCCTCGTCGGCCGCAACCGCTTCACCCAGGCCGAGCGCGAAGCAGGCAAGGCCGCCGGCGTGCTTGGACTCTCCTTCATTACCGAAGGCGCTATCCCCTTCGCCGCCAAGGATCCGCTGCGCGTCATCCCCGCCGCCGTCCTCGGCTCCGCCGCCGCCGGGGCACTCTCCATGTACTTCAGCGTCGGGCTGCGCGCACCCCACGGCGGCGTCTTCGTCCTCGCCATCCCGAACGCCGTCAGCCACCTGGCCTGGTATGCGTTCGCCATCGCCGTCGGAACGATTCTGACGACGGTTGCCTTGCTGATCCTCAAGCCCTCGCTGAATGAACCCAAGCCCACGCTCGTCGCAGGCGTGACGGCCAAGTGA
- the istB gene encoding IS21-like element helper ATPase IstB codes for MLLHPTLETLAQLRLDGMLKALQEQLEMPEIQTLSFEERLGLLLDRELSTRENRRLKTRLKQAKLREPAAIEDLDYRTHRGLDKALMSRLATGQWIGEHLNVILTGPTGVGKTWIACALAHKACRDGFTVRYLRLPRLLQDLAMARAEGRYTKLLAELARTELLVLDDWGLAPLNDEQRRDLLEILDDRFKTRATLVTSQLPVALWHDYLGDPTLADAILDRLVHCAYKINLTGDSMRKHSTGLTDDPALA; via the coding sequence ATGTTGCTTCACCCCACCCTGGAGACCCTCGCGCAACTGCGCCTCGACGGCATGCTCAAGGCTCTGCAGGAACAACTCGAGATGCCGGAGATTCAAACCCTGAGCTTCGAGGAGCGCCTCGGCCTGCTGCTCGATCGCGAGCTGAGCACGCGCGAGAATCGACGCCTCAAGACCCGGCTGAAACAGGCCAAGCTGCGTGAGCCGGCCGCCATCGAAGATCTCGACTACCGCACGCACCGCGGCCTGGACAAAGCCCTGATGAGCCGCCTGGCGACCGGTCAGTGGATCGGCGAGCACCTCAACGTCATCCTCACCGGGCCGACCGGCGTCGGAAAAACGTGGATCGCGTGCGCACTGGCCCACAAGGCCTGCCGCGACGGCTTCACCGTGCGCTATCTGCGCCTGCCCCGGCTGCTGCAGGATCTGGCGATGGCCCGCGCCGAGGGCCGCTACACCAAGCTGCTCGCCGAACTGGCGCGCACTGAGCTGCTGGTCCTGGATGACTGGGGATTGGCCCCTTTGAACGACGAGCAGCGGCGCGATCTGCTCGAAATCCTCGACGACCGCTTCAAGACGCGCGCCACCCTGGTCACCAGCCAACTCCCGGTCGCCCTTTGGCATGACTACCTCGGCGATCCGACCCTCGCCGACGCCATCCTCGATCGCCTCGTGCACTGCGCCTACAAGATCAATTTGACCGGAGACTCGATGCGCAAACACTCCACCGGGTTGACAGACGATCCCGCCCTCGCGTAA
- a CDS encoding DUF2442 domain-containing protein, with protein MPASDFPWLTSATIEELSDVERPTENHLYWPARDVDLLVESIRTPESFPLIAKAPGCPV; from the coding sequence GTGCCGGCTTCGGACTTCCCGTGGCTCACGTCTGCGACGATCGAAGAACTTTCCGACGTTGAACGACCAACCGAGAACCATCTTTATTGGCCGGCACGCGATGTTGATCTCTTGGTTGAGTCGATCCGCACGCCGGAGAGCTTTCCTCTCATCGCCAAGGCGCCAGGCTGCCCGGTCTAG
- the istA gene encoding IS21 family transposase, with product MPRQRLSMRKVEEVLRLKWGSGRSVREIARALGIGRTTVSEYLDRAEAAGLSWPLPEGLSAGELERRLFKPGGRPAERGLVEPDFDVVHRELRRKGVTLFLLWQEYRERHPEGYSYSQFCARYSVWKGRVDVVMRQTHRAGEKLFVDYAGQTAAVIDPDSGEIRTAQIFVAVLGASNYTYAEATWTQTLPDWIGAQVRALNFLGGCPDIIVPDNLKSAVSKAHRYEPDLNPTYQDFAAHYGLAVIPARVRKPRDKAKAEGGVLLVERWILARLRHQEFFSLAELNGVIATHLQALNTRPFKKLDGSRLSQFEAIDRPALRALPATPYEYAEWRKARVAPNIHIEVDGHHYSVPHALVKRQVDVRMTTTTVEVMHQGQRVASHVRSARRGGYTTVTDHMPERHQRALEWTPERLQRWAHTIGPATAAVTTQLLGARRHPQQAFNACFGVLRLSTAYSEARLEAACARALTLGTVSYKSLATILEKGLDQRPLPTPDQQSLPLDHANLRGADYYH from the coding sequence ATGCCAAGACAGAGGTTATCCATGCGAAAAGTCGAAGAGGTGTTGCGGTTGAAATGGGGTTCCGGGCGGTCGGTGCGGGAGATCGCCCGTGCGCTCGGTATCGGGCGAACAACGGTGTCGGAGTACTTGGATCGGGCCGAGGCGGCAGGGCTGTCCTGGCCGTTGCCCGAGGGTCTGAGTGCGGGCGAGTTGGAGCGGCGGCTGTTCAAGCCGGGCGGGCGCCCCGCCGAGCGCGGGCTGGTCGAGCCCGACTTCGATGTCGTTCACCGGGAGCTGCGGCGCAAAGGCGTCACGCTGTTCCTGCTCTGGCAGGAGTACCGCGAGCGCCATCCCGAGGGCTATTCCTACAGCCAATTCTGCGCCCGCTACAGCGTCTGGAAGGGTCGGGTGGATGTGGTCATGCGCCAAACCCATCGGGCCGGGGAGAAGCTCTTCGTCGACTACGCCGGGCAGACGGCGGCGGTGATCGACCCCGACAGCGGGGAGATCCGCACCGCGCAGATCTTCGTGGCGGTGCTCGGGGCCTCCAACTACACCTATGCCGAGGCGACCTGGACGCAGACGCTCCCCGACTGGATCGGCGCGCAGGTGCGCGCGCTGAACTTTCTCGGCGGTTGCCCGGACATCATCGTTCCCGACAATCTGAAAAGCGCCGTCAGCAAGGCCCACCGTTACGAGCCGGATCTGAATCCGACCTACCAGGATTTCGCCGCCCATTACGGGCTGGCGGTGATCCCGGCACGGGTGCGCAAACCTCGGGATAAGGCCAAGGCCGAGGGCGGCGTGCTGTTGGTCGAACGTTGGATCCTGGCGCGCCTGCGCCATCAGGAGTTCTTCTCCCTTGCCGAGCTCAACGGGGTCATTGCCACCCACCTGCAGGCGCTCAATACCCGTCCCTTCAAAAAGCTCGACGGCTCGCGCCTGAGCCAATTCGAGGCGATCGATCGCCCGGCCCTGCGCGCGCTGCCGGCAACTCCCTACGAGTACGCCGAATGGCGCAAGGCACGGGTGGCGCCGAACATTCACATCGAGGTCGACGGGCACCACTATTCGGTCCCGCACGCCCTGGTCAAGCGCCAGGTCGACGTGCGCATGACCACCACCACAGTGGAGGTCATGCACCAAGGCCAGCGGGTCGCCAGCCATGTCCGCAGCGCCCGTCGGGGCGGCTATACCACGGTGACCGACCACATGCCGGAGCGCCATCAACGCGCCCTGGAGTGGACCCCGGAACGCCTGCAGCGCTGGGCGCACACCATCGGCCCGGCCACCGCTGCCGTCACCACGCAACTGCTCGGCGCGCGGCGCCATCCACAACAGGCCTTCAATGCCTGTTTCGGGGTGCTGCGCCTGAGCACGGCCTACAGCGAGGCCCGCCTGGAGGCGGCCTGTGCACGCGCGCTCACCCTCGGCACCGTCAGCTACAAAAGCCTCGCCACGATCCTGGAGAAAGGGCTTGATCAGCGGCCCTTGCCGACCCCCGATCAGCAGAGTTTGCCGCTGGATCACGCCAATCTGCGCGGCGCCGACTACTACCACTAA